The following nucleotide sequence is from Desulfobaccales bacterium.
CACGTAGTGCGCCCAAACCTCGATACGGCCTACGCTGAAATGGCCAAGGACAAGAGGCGGGAAAAGGAAGCCGCGGAATGGGCCGAGATTACCCTTTAATATTTATTAGAAAAGAGCCAACAAGGCAATCCAATCGGCTCGTTACTGACGGGTAAGAAGGCCTCCGCTCATAACTGATTTTGATGGTCACCCGTTCAGCCTCTCGCGGAATTCATCAGGGGTAAAACGGTATTCCTGAGTACCGTAGCACTCGACGGCAAAGGAAGCGCATACACTGCCCATTCGGGCGCATTGCTCAATGTCCTTGCCCTGGACAAGGCCGCTGATCAGGCCACCCCTGTAGGAATCGCCGGCGCCTGTCGGGTCCTCTACCTTTTTT
It contains:
- a CDS encoding PfkB family carbohydrate kinase; the encoded protein is IVNDYELNLIISKTGLNKEALLGLAGTIITTLGELGSQVSMPDSEIGIFPVKAKKVEDPTGAGDSYRGGLISGLVQGKDIEQCARMGSVCASFAVECYGTQEYRFTPDEFRERLNG